The genomic DNA TCTATTCCCAAGGAGTTTCTCTTAAGAAATAGAATatcagaaaataatttgaaagttTAATTCGTCTCTGATAAATCTACGAAATGGtcgataaaacagaaaaatatgagGAGACTTCAACGCCAGACAAAAGGAAATTTCTAATCAAAATGTAAAAGGAGTTTCAGAATCAAAcgatagtataataaaaatctaatgatCTTCGTATTGGCAAGATCACAGATGATATCAAatcacaatattatatatatatatatatatattttttaatgatcgatGAAATATGATTTCTAACTTGGTAGGAATAATTTTAGTGACGATGACGTATTCTAGGGAAGATCTAGCTTCAGAAAATTTTCCTTGACATATGCtcttgcaagaaaaaaaaagagagaaagagagagagagagagagagagagagagagagtgaggatgagatagagatagaaaacacACAAGTTTTCTCTCAGTCAGTCCTCTCTAACTCTACGAATCTCTCTACCACAAGCTAAAGACGAGCCACACTAGTAGTGACAGACACAGCAAGTTGGCAATGATCCAGAGAACTGATCTTCGTGGGTGTACAAATGGATCCAACGAACGATCCGTCAAGATCCAAGTTAAGGGTTTTTCTATACGACGTATACTGTGCGGACACAGGTGGTCATAGTGATTACTAAACaaagttagaaagagatatatagatagatgatatatatagatagataaatatatagatacatagatagacagatagatagatagatagatagatagagagagagagaaagagaaagagagttcaACCTATAAACCCTATCAAGATATTTACTAGGGTTACTTAACAAATTACAAATGATTCTCTGAATCTAACAGAACAGATACAAATACTCACGATAgtacgctctctctctctctctctctctctctctctctctctctctctctctctctctctctctctctctctctatcgcgagtaattttatttttagttctAAATAACTATAATCGTAATAGCTCGGTTTCCCCTCGCCTCTTGACTAAAATTAGAATAGCAGTAGACTCTCAATAAAGCAGTCTTGACGTGCTATTTACCTACATACTCTCGTGATACGTGATAGTATTAGAAAAGAGAACTCGTTATCGGTCAAACCtaatttactctctctctctctctctctctctctctctctctctctatctatctatctatctatctatctatctttatttctcttataaactttaataaatatcttctatatattatattatatatatatatatattatattatatatatataatttaatatccaAACTTAAAACTCCCTCCTAATCGAAAATATCATTGAACAAGTATTCTACCAAAGATTTGATTGACTAATAATGAAATCTAAAtcgtcaaaaataaaaataaaaaaaaaaaagtagaaaacaaGAATCTTTCTCGACCTTTTATCCAATCATTACATAACCCAAGGAAATTAATTGTTCACACTTTGCACGATGgcaaagatagagagatatgcATGtcaagacaaaaaagaaaaagaagaaaaaagaggaaaaaagaaaaagagagaaaaaaaaaagaaagttgcgTGCTGATAGAACAGGTCTTCTCCCTAGTATATAACTAGGAAACATGGTATATGGTATATGTAGACGTATAAACGATCTCTCGCGGGTGGCAAGTCGATGGATTATCGAACGTGTCAGTCTTCCTGACATACTCAAGACGGACTGGGAAAATCCCTCTGACGAAACGGTTTTAAATATACTATACGAGACTCCACCCACCCTGATCACTGTCCGACTGTCGATCACGTTTCGATCGAAACACGTTTTCGAAAGAACTTGATCCAAGAAAATACGTATCTTTTTATGATGATTTTTCTGAtgacttttctcttcttcttcttcttcttcttcttcttcttgttcttcttcctctttatgattattttctttcttcgaaacgttgacattcttttttttcaacatgtTGATTAAAGATGATAGAAAGGTTATTCTGTTCTGATGAAGACAGGACTGGAATGGCTCCAATAGGACAATCTTGGTCTCAGGGATCAACGATCGATCAAACAAAACGATGTTAgagtaaaactttttttttttttttttaatatatatatatagacacacacacgcacacacaattAAAACGTGGATTAGTCCAATCAAAGTGATAAGGAACGTGGCATGAAAATGTCGGTGAAAATTTCTTAtacagagaagagaagatgaGAGCAAAAGTtcttaaatgattttataaatctattacttttttcaagatttattagatttatagTTAGGCTTACGTAGTTTTACTACgaattaaatttgtaaaaaaggagaaaagttattctaaaaagtctcgaaaaaggaGTCTAGAAATCTTTTGATCCACCCTACATTATTACTTAATAGAGACATCTCAAAGAAATGAAGACAACTTTCACATATTGAAGTTAAAGTTTCTCTAAAGATCAACATACGATAGAAACGTTCGAATCAACAGATTTACATTTACGCATATTTAAGAATTTCTCTATAGTCATTGTTCTCTCTAAGTTttctgataaatttttttacttcttctattattaaatattgtagCAAATGGATGTTTCCAAGGATCAGTTGATAATATATCAGCTGATAAACTTTAGCAAAGTtaagtaattattatctaaGAAAAATGATCTTAAAAAGCTCaaggtgagaaagagaaatataataagaagaagaataagaaagagacgaagaagaaaactttcGCATGTTGACGAAcgataagaatagaaaatttcgCAAGACGAtcttgatatacatatacatatgtttttgGCTAACATTGTAAACGCATAACACCGACGACTGAATAGAGAAATTAGAAGAATTGACTCCTTTAACgttattaatcaatcaataTTTCACCCACGTTCCTTTAATCACTTTTCTTCGCGATCACGTTAAGAgaactaaacaaaaaaattatagagagggagaaaaaaaagaaaaaaaaagtttgaaagaaaagtcattcgattacttctctttctaattatttttttttctcattagtCTATTtggtaaaaagaattaatccgtatataaatatagatatattattatataataatagctCACCTATAATATGGTGGTACTTTTCGACGAACTGTGCAGTACTTTGAATTCCCATGAGTGCTAACTCTAAATTGGTGGTGTATAAGTTAGTCGAATATTGTAAATCGTTTTCGACGCAACTAACACCTGACATCtgctgtcttttttttttcttttttcttttttttttgtcacatAGTTTACCTCTCACGATTGCTCTTCTGATCACTATTCACTCATTTCATACAAAcacatatgtaagtatgtatgtatatgtgtatatgtaagtaaacGTATAAGTAAAGGATGTATATCCTCGTTCCAAAAGGAAGGCGCCAAAAGTTGTGGTGCTCGTGGCTGACCACGTGCCGACTCTCACCACTTatactactttttttctcccctttttctctctctttctctctatatatatgtatttttttctttcccttcaaACACTATTTAGAAATCTCTCTAATTTGTGTCTCCTTGATGATTCACTGCTTCATCTCTCACACTTTGATGTTCTATTCCAGTATTTCTTCTATCCAAATCACACTCCGACGACTTCTTTCtgaaaattaaatcattttttactgTAAATAAATGTCACAAtctaaatcaaaattaaatgatttttgtcATTTATTGGACGAAATCTTAATAATCTAAcgattaaatgatataaaggAAACatcattttagaaataaaaaataatatctttttagaaaattaattgatttttgtaTCAATCAAAGCTTTAAACAAAATGATTGGATGGTTTAACAGGGACAAATGATTTTAGAgattaagaaacaaaaacgaagaaaaaaggaaaaagaaaaaaacatctttttaaaaattaaatcatgtTCGTACTCATAAAATTCTTAATGCAAAATGATTACAtgatttaaaggaaaaaaagaaaaaaaaaagaaagtaaaattgtAGCAACGattttaggaaaaaaaaaaaagaagaaattttctaaatcgagttagaaaatattatcttaagAGTCCATTTACGAGCTCAGAACGTGCGAAAGATGACGTTAATACACGaaacgcacacacgcacgtatGCACAGACACAGAGATGAtcagatttctctctctttctctctctgcgcctgtctctctctcttttttctctctttctctctcttgtttcctTTAAATATGACAAATTTAGCGCGAGTAATAAGCGCCAGTATTACACGTGATTCTCAAAATTCAAACGTCACGTCAAAAGAGACGAGAttgtaacaaaaattattctaaatatgTCCCCTgtatctcaattttttttttctttctttttttcctctctactttttttctttttctttttgtcgtatttatttaccttctaaaatatcgtcgatattttttctgaaacacttgaaaatctaaaaatcaatattaatccTTTGATCTTTATACGATTAGGTCACCGAATCAAACTATATAATAACACACGATATGTATAATCAATCACGTACACGTGTCCGTCTTTTCTAAGCTCTTTTAAGCTTTTTTTCGAGCTTTCAGATCTTTATTCGATCATGTAGGTCACTAAATCAAACTACGATAACACATTGATGATATCAATCACGAGAACACGTGTCCGTCCTTTTTTTAAGCTTTTTGTTTAAAacatatttgctttttttcctcgtGGTTTCACAATGCTCCTCTCTCTCGAGAAGATTTTCACGTTAGatcactattaaaaaaaaaaaaaaaaaaaaacaaaaaaaagaaggaaaaaaaatcgcgACGAGATTGACCATAACACACCGGTCGTAACAGCTTTACTTAGAGTACGGTTGTTGCGAGCACGGTGCACGATCAACGACTGCTGAGATAGAGAGCATGCATGGACCGCTTTGGGgccgatagagaaaaagagagagagagagagagagagaaagacagacagataggaagagggagagagagaaagagaaagagagagaggagccaTTGGCAAAGCACTGGGACTCTGGTGCTTATTTTAAAACCTCTGTCCTTCCAAGCCTCGCACGACCATCCTGTGGTACACGTTCGCGACACAAGCTAACTAAATTCGCTCCCTCTCCTCACTCTCCATCACTATcacccctccccctccctccctttttaTCATCGACAAGTAGAGAAAGTTACCGATTTACCCCTTTCACTATAAAGTGACCTAATCGTTTGATTTAGAATCAGCTTTGATCacataatagatattttggattatatatatgtatactactATGTTTctatcatgtatatatttaaaaaaatatatacatatagattatCTAATCATTTACAATGTTTTACTATGAAACaggattaattataattacaagatTAAGACCTTTAATTTATCTTgacaaaatattctttaaaatttgGCAAGGAAATGGATCAATGTATTTTGATGTAATCGCCTTGTTAATTTCTAAATGATTATATGCTTTTATTCTGAGTCATGATCCTCGAAATTAAATAGAAGGTTAATGAGTTGGTAGCAATGTCAATGACCTGAgaattttcgttgaaattaaaagatctAGATTCATCTAGCTAGATTAGTTTTTCAATAGCTTTTCTCAACATTGTTCTATGTAATTGTTCATTGTACATAATGATCTAAGAGTTTTCTTTGAAATCAGAAGAACCAAATTCATTGAGAGTTTTACATTATTTCACCAGTAATTATGAGAGAAATTTTAGTGAAAAATTTCcagagaaaaattctatttatcaCTTATTACAattgttctttattattataattatcgatattgtGATTCTATAAACTAGATCTTCTTTAATTTAGCAACGAAATTCGTTGACGTTTGctgtaaaaattttacatgTATTAACACGAAACAAACTCGAGATATATaagcatttttttatatacaatatatacctTGGAAAAAGACAATGACGAAGGTCTCTTCTTGGTTTCAACTCAGAGCTAAGTCAGACGAGTTTTCACTGGTAACCAATAAACGTGTTGGATCTATTAACTCCTCTGGAACTTCGTCGAAATTCAAATGCGTCTTTCCCGGCGAGGACAGAccaacagagacagagagaacgaacgatgtCCCTcggcttttcttctttcacgagAATTCCAGTTAACAAGGAAaacataagagaaagagagaaagagagagagagaggagagagagagagagaaagctagtATTCTCTACCAGAAAAGAACTTCCTCGAAAGAGACTAAAGTCGACTAAATCAGTATGCTACCAAGTAGAAAGTGCCTAGTCaacgatgaagaaagaagaagatgaagaaaaaaaagggagaatacaaattttacaCAAGTTTCAAGAGCAATTCCCCATTTGAATTCAAGGAAATTCATCGAGTTCTGTCTATTCTAAATTCAAATTTCTATGGAACATTCATAGAAATTATGACAATTCATGAGATACTAAAAGAGATCACTCTATGAATTTCATTCTATAAATTCATAGAATTTCACACAATAATTTATCCTGAATTCCATAGAATTCATCCTACAAGAAAAATGATCTATTTAAAACAGCTGAGACAATTTCGTCCAATATAAAAAGTTCATAGAATTCAGGAAAATAAAGGCAAGTAATTCACATGAATTCACGAAACTAATACAAAatggaattaatttataaaattaaattaattcgctCTATGAATTTTATAGCAACATATAATAACATAGTATTTCTCTAAATTCTTCTATAAATTCATAGAAATCCATCATCGCATTGTTTATCCTACAAAACTCATTCCATCATATACCAAAAAATATACCTAAAagatacaattaaattttaacataatatatcgattaaaaatccATCGATATCATGTTATCCTTTGATTCCAACAAAAGGAGATTCGAGAAACAACAGATAGACTTACTCTACTATACAGAGTAACATAACACTTTTATAAgcaggtacatatatacatatacattgaaataagagaaagaacataTACGTTGTTTCTTTCCACGAAGACAGTATgaactttcttctctctctctctctctctctttctttctctttctactaaCGAGAATTATTTTTGCTCCTGCGAACATGTCCCTCGAGAAAGTCACACACAACAAAactgaagagaagaaaagaaaaacgaagaaatggggagagggagagagtcaTCCCATATCAAACATTTAATTGGGTGCTACGTCGTATTGCGAGAATGCGAGTGcttgtataaatttaatcggACACCCAGTAGTACGTGATTACCAAAACGTACAACGAcggcattttttttttttttttttttttttttgagaagaTTTTGCACatgaaaaagttattaaacACATTTAGAGTGAgtaaggtagaaagagagagggagaaagagagttgaATTAAGATTATGTCGTCCAACGAAGAATTTACAAGtaagatatatttcaattgatttaAAAGAAGCACGTATTGTAAGCACGTTAAGCGAAACGATTAGAGTAGCATAATAACAATAGTTCTCTTTAACAGCGAATTTCAAACTCAATGAGTCCTTTGTCAGACATTTCTGTCGTCATGAAACATCCCGTCCATCGGGAggtcccttcttttctttttttcttttttacaacaGGATTTGAGTCAGCACTTAGATTGTATGGTATATAGTACCACAAGGAGTttcaaaaaggagaaagaaagaaagaaagaaagaaagaaagaaagaaaggaagaaagaaacgtgcaTGGTAAATTTGAACTTGGACTTGTAAATCACTTTTAATGtgatctctcctttttttcttttctttatctttccctttttctattctttattgttctttctcaaatttattgttaatccCTCGTCGGTATTATCCTACCCTATATCCCCGAAGATTTGTATCTAGTGAAtctagaaaattaaagaaacaacaaaactGAAAGGGAGAATGGGGGAGTCGAACGAggcagaaaataaaaaacaccCCTCCATTATACATAAATCACTAGAGTTGTACCTTCAAGGAGTTAGACAGTTAAAGACCGAAAGGAAATTCCTCCTTGGTGTctctcgattaaaaaaaagaaaagaatccttTAACTCGACGTCTACGACGACGTCTGCTACAGCAGTCTTATTTCCACGAAACGATTTTGCTAAAGCTGTTCTTCCGCCTACGCTTTTACCCCagcgaatgaaagagagatagagagagagagagagagagagagagagagagagagagtatgtatatatcttcaaagaaaattttccacgatacgaaaatgataaagaagaaatcttgaaaaaaagtcgatcctcataaattttctttaactctTTGATCTTTGACACGACATTTGCATATTGTTTCTGTGTACcattaaagaaagaatgaaagagaaaatcttttgaaacTAGGAAATTTTCGAATGAAAGATTCATTATTGGTGGTCAGTCCACCGTTCCAAGATTTTAAAAAGCCCGCGAGAAAATTTGCAAAAGATTGAGATCGTCGTGCTTCGATCTTATTGGTCATTGGACGCAGCTACCGATTTCGTCTGCGTTCaaacgacgactacgacgacgacgacgatgacaacgacgacaacaacgacgacgacgacgacgacgacgacgacgacgacgacgacgacgacgacgacgacgacgacgacgacgacgacgacgacgacgacgacgacgacgacgacgacgacgacgacgacgacgacgacgacgacgaacgatgACGTCACTGGTTCTATTCCTGGCGATGTGGACGCAGCGATATCTTTAGAGCAACCATCGCTTCATTTCGTTTCCGAGCTTTCCTTCCTTCAAGATCGGAATCGTGccaacgaacgaaaagagaaagaaagagagaaagagaaaagtaaaaaaaaaattgatccgatcatttctctctctctcacttcctCCTTCTTTGATTTCATAAGCCTAATGTTCTTCATTCCATCATTTAATAacatcttatttttcatttactgCGACACGACCACCATTTTTTATTCCCATTTAAAAGTCTGCGCTATAGAACTAGTTGTACAATTCATTTGACGATTGTCttgattttctcttccttttaaaTCAACCATGatctaaaattaaattcaattcaattaatatctaattcgATTACAGCATAGTATATACATGTCATTCAGAATAAATCATTTCGTTCGTAATCatcgattgattttatatcAACGAATAATATACCATCGAATCCCTTGAAAACTCAGTTAAATTTTGTCTAATtccaaatttaaaaaaacaaataaataaaaaaaaaagtacacaAAAAACCACTTTTTATCTAGCTAATATTATACAACTTACTTAATAATTGCAAAGATCGCGATCGTTAATAAACAATATGTGCatgcaataagaaaaaatatttgcatataaagaagaagaaaggataagaaaaaaagtaaggaaaaaaaaagaaaaagaaaaaactaatttaTGAAAGCATacacataaaaattattttcacggCTGTCCGTGAATCGCATTGTCTCGCGTTGTTATAGTTGATTTAACGATAGTACACGACtcgaaatgaataatttctaGAATTAAGGGTGGCACCATGCCAAGGGCAATAATTCTGTGCTAACGGTGCCATCTCCTGTTACTACTCCGTAgctttgttctctcttcttacaagaagaaaagaaggcaCGTACAAGTTTCACACAAGCACGTAGAAAATCTGCATGGATTTTCTCCATATaccgtatatacatatataatacacacggACACACGATTCCCTATCTACCACGCGAATATTTACTTCGTCAAGTTTATTTGTTCAACTCTCTTTCTGACTTACGACCGATGACCGTTCGTTGCAAATGGAAGAACATTGATTGCtataatttacaaatgatttagcaagaaatacaataaaacAATCGACGATcacatttgaaataatttctatcaataattttaatttatcaactTGATCTAGACAATTGATAGTTCAGATGTAGAAAATTATCAcgttacaattaaaaatttctttcgacttGAAAATATCTTCCTAAAAATCGACGATCACGTTTGAAATTATtcctataaataatttgaatttatcaATCTAATCTAAACAATTGAATAtctaatatcaaaaattatgaCATATTCCAATCAAAATTTCGTAATGTCTTCAACTTTCTAGGAACATggaaattctttataaaaaaacttACGTAATCTTTTTAGACCCGTGAAATCTATAAGAGACATCgacatcattattatcgtcgcgtcgtcgtcgacgtcgtcgtcttcgtcgtcgtcttcgtcgtcgtcgtcgtcgtcgtcgtcataatcatcattattatcgcgGAAGATGAGACACCAAGATTTCTAAAAGTTCagcgaagaaaatcgaatgaCATGGCGActatgagaaaagagagttaCTCATCCAGCACGTTTCCACGTAAGAACAgtgaggaaaaggagagagagaaagaggagaagcaGAAGGTAGAAGAGTAGAGGTATAACCGAGCTATCCAAATAATCTCTAGTGAACACGATCGACCGGTTCTTCCTCGAAACACGACGTTACCTTTACAGATGAGTTCGAGGCTTTACGAAGAATCAACGTCTTCGGACCTAATGTAATAAAGTTCTCGAGGAAACATCATAGTTCCTCTCGAAGATAGAAGAGTTAGGAGATCTTAAAGCTGCCAAGAGAAGATCGTTTAGGAAGAGTTAAAACTAAACGTCTTTACACAGTCTCTACATACTTCTTAATCTTCTTAATCTCATTAACTTCTtagtataaaaagattaaaggaaagaaaaagaaaaaatggatcgTTACGTAACAACTTATCAAAAAGATTATACCTGGCCATACCCAATGAAAAAAACACCTAAATTAACAACGGGCAAAGCTGACGTCTTTGTAATAGGTCCTTGCACTTGTGGCATGGATCCAAAAGATGTTAAAGTACCAAAAACGTATGGTGAGAAATACGATTGGAGTCGTGTGGGTCCAATGGGACCACTTTTGGATCCCAAACTATACCCCGCTAAAACTGGTCCTAGTCCTGAAACGGATGAGACGCGATTTGGACAGCCAGatgtttatttgaaaaagGTCTAAGAGTCTAGATTTAATCATATAAGATAATTATCTTCTCCAATATCATATCTCATAAATCAAATcattcacatttttttattaaaatagcaATAATGATGAcgtacaaaattaaatttattaattaaatagataaaatggaattaataatttatatatatatattattagtaaataaataaaatataaaatgaacaattttatttatttagctAGAAGAAAAATACCCTAATCTCTATGGAGTTATACAAACAGGACCAGCTCAAGAAACAATTATGGAAGTTGAGAAGGATAGAATGATGACAACATACATGATGGATTATGGCCAGGGTAAAGAACAATGACAAcataaaacgattaataaaaacaagaaagaattaatttttttacacaGATATTTCTATATGCCTAATCTTTCAATACAGATAAAAAGTTCAATGGGATAACGAAAACCGACAATGCAGAAGTTTACCAGCCTgttgaaaaaatgattaaacgtGATTGCCGCCCTCACATTCGACCTCCGCTAGTAAAATTTGGAAGTAGTCTGGATCGAAATGGCAAAAATGGAATCTCTGGTAATGGAAAACATAGTAAAAAATCGAATGACGTGGATGGATCGGAAGTACGAATACCGCCATGGAGATCAGAGTACCAGGACAGTATCAGCAAAGTAGGACACGCTATAATGAAATACAAACTGCATCAACCTCAAAAGCTCGCATTAACAATTAGTACAGTTTATAAATGATCACAAAAACgatgaacaataaaaaattattaacaattataataaacgattctgttattcaatcgaaaaaaaaaaaaagaaaaaaaaaaaagaaagaaatagaagtacGTTCAAGATGTACAAAACATCCTGAagtttgttttaaattttattctgaCAGAAAACGGAaagatgtatacatatatagtccgataataaaaaattttttgtaataatgagcacgtatatgtataaataaaaattataaatcatagTGATTACAATGAGTACTAATCGCTTGCGAAGTCCCAGCGCGACTAACAagtaaatttacttttttctttaacccCTTcctgattatatatataatttctaaataatttataaatatatatgtatatatacatatatatatatatatatatgtatgaataaataGATTCATTTAATacttatctatacatacatacatgtgtgtgtatgtgcatgtatgtatgtatgtatatatgtatgtatgtatgaatgtatgtacgtacgtatgtatttttgtTCAAGATGGTCAACGAAAATTGGAgagaatacaagaaaaaattcgcTTAGGGCATCGTCTACCTTGGACACTGGTTGGAGCCAAGATTTACAGTCTCATCCTTTAAGATCTACAGCGTCGAATATTTATCAGCCTAACACGTGCTCGAGTGAACATGATCTCAAACGTTCAGAGGAGAAAACGTCGGAAGAAACGATTCTTATTGAAGTGGACGGAAATGTCAGTCTTCTCGTCATCTAAgaataaattcgaattaattgctcgcttcatatttatatccttTACAGATTTATTTAGAttgttacatataatattaaaaaagaaaaaaagaaaagaaaaaaatgaagatgacAAAACCCTACATAAAGcttagaattattaaattaaacttCTATGTGATATAGGTGGATGACTACCTGACCAGCCCAGATATGAAGAATTTATCTATCAAGCAAAAAAACGATGCATTCCTCCGACGTAATCATCGTTATATGTACGATTACCCAAACCTAAATGTTT from Vespula pensylvanica isolate Volc-1 chromosome 13, ASM1446617v1, whole genome shotgun sequence includes the following:
- the LOC122633968 gene encoding uncharacterized protein LOC122633968 is translated as MDRYVTTYQKDYTWPYPMKKTPKLTTGKADVFVIGPCTCGMDPKDVKVPKTYGEKYDWSRVGPMGPLLDPKLYPAKTGPSPETDETRFGQPDVYLKKLEEKYPNLYGVIQTGPAQETIMEVEKDRMMTTYMMDYGQDKKFNGITKTDNAEVYQPVEKMIKRDCRPHIRPPLVKFGSSLDRNGKNGISGNGKHSKKSNDVDGSEVRIPPWRSEYQDSISKVGHAIMKYKLHQPQKLALTISTVYK